One Mugil cephalus isolate CIBA_MC_2020 chromosome 12, CIBA_Mcephalus_1.1, whole genome shotgun sequence DNA segment encodes these proteins:
- the neurod1 gene encoding neurogenic differentiation factor 1, translated as MTRSVREEQESEEQQELHSPAGRETEREGGEGDGGEEDEDHLHHLEDEEDEEEEEEEEEEEEEDGENKPKRRGPKKKKMTKARMQRFKIRRMKANARERNRMHGLNDALESLRKVVPCYSKTQKLSKIETLRLAKNYIWALSEILRSGKAPDLMSFVQALCKGLSQPTTNLVAGCLQLNPRTFLPEQTPDMSTHIPPASAAAYPGHFSYQSPGLTAGLPSPPYGTMDPSHIFHQVKGQPYGPLEPFFDGVLVSDGPAFDPPLSPPLSINGNFSSSFKHEAVTAAEYDKSFSFSVHYGGGGGGGAGGHPAMYGNGGSNPRCGELQVDGLMGFDGHSHHERLMNAQLNAIFHDS; from the exons ATGACCAGGTCTGTACGGGAGGAGCAGGagtcagaggagcagcaggagcttCACAGCCCCGCAGGGCGAGAGAccgagagggaaggaggagaaggagacggaggggaggaggacgaagacCACCTGCACCATCTggaggacgaagaggacgaggaggaggaggaggaggaggaagaggaggaggaagaagacggagagaacAAACCCAAGAGGCGAGgaccgaagaagaagaagatgacgaAAGCTCGCATGCAGAG GTTTAAGATCCGCCGGATGAAAGCTAACGCCCGAGAGAGGAACCGCATGCACGGGCTCAACGACGCCCTGGAGAGCCTGAGAAAAGTCGTCCCCTGTTACTCCAAAACCCAGAAGCTGTCCAAGATCGAGACGCTCCGCCTCGCCAAGAACTACATCTGGGCCCTGAGCGAGATCCTGCGCTCCGGCAAAGCCCCCGACCTCATGAGCTTCGTCCAGGCGCTCTGCAAAg GTCTGTCTCAGCCGACCACTAATCTGGTGGCGGGCTGCCTGCAGCTCAACCCTCGGACCTTCTTGCCGGAGCAGACGCCCGACATGTCGACCCACATCCCTCCAGCCAGCGCCGCCGCCTACCCCGGACACTTCTCCTACCAGAGCCCCGGGCTGACAGCCGGCCTGCCCAGCCCCCCCTACGGCACCATGGACCCGTCCCACATCTTCCaccaggtcaaaggtcagcccTACGGCCCTCTGGAGCCCTTCTTCGACGGCGTCCTGGTGTCGGACGGCCCGGCGTTCGACCCGCCCCTCAGTCCGCCCCTCAGCATCAACGGCAACTTCTCCTCGTCCTTCAAGCACGAGGCCGTCACGGCCGCCGAGTACGACAAGAGCTTCTCCTTCAGCGTGCACTacggcggaggcggaggcggggGAGCTGGGGGCCACCCCGCCATGTATGGCAACGGGGGGTCCAACCCGCGGTGCGGGGAGCTGCAGGTGGACGGGCTGATGGGCTTTGACGGACACTCGCACCACGAGCGACTAATGAACGCCCAGCTGAACGCCATCTTCCACGACTcttga